The following DNA comes from Castanea sativa cultivar Marrone di Chiusa Pesio chromosome 10, ASM4071231v1.
ctgtatctccaggggaagccaaacgttctcggacttcctcagatccgaggatagaggaactccagctacgtttagggcttccccccagactttctgacagtactcccggcacaaagccgcgaaggcctctgtcagctgctcctcggtgtttgctaccccttcctcgtagctcgtctGCTTGGCAGCCTGTAGAGAGCGatggaatgagctggcttcttccttcatcagtgcaagttccttctccaaatccgagcgttccctttgggctcgggagagctcatcatctttttcgtgaaggagcttgcgctgcccttctatctgggtcttcatagtcttcaagtttgactcgaccccatttttctctctcctcagctcagccacctccgaagtaagcttctcattttcagcaagggctatgcccaaggacttctcagtctccatcctaatctcctgctcagttctggccttcttccgagtgtcttctatgaacttctcggctacaaagacttcctgaatggcctgtaacaaagtatgagggaatcaggaatagtaaaaaacttatgaatattgttaaaagtggaatcttcctaaaaaggggtaaacttaccagcgctaagtctctttttaaagagaggaatagttgtggctggctcattttttccaaggtttccatgtccttgggcagcaaaagagggcgctccaacacttcggccaagtggtgagcatggccttgttgaaccgcccttatactggattggcaggagatgggagcgccgtccagtcttaagtcaggggaccaggtggtcggtgctcgacGCACTTCGGCCTCGTTCCTGATTTCCCccctttcaactgagcgggccctacctttgcctttgtccagcttctgctgctgaaccggtgggagttgttgtcgtggtttcttggggtctttgcTTATAgtcccctcggcctccccctttctcttctttttgggatcctcggctggaatttttggctcagctggaggagggggaggtggcaaagtttgaagagcttgggaccccccccccgtctttttctccacaaccttcgcagctctattggttaggagacccttcatcctgtccatatcctcctcggattcgtcctctggCTGGGCAACAACTAATCCTGCAATTCCTAAAGCCTctgtggcttcttcttcctcgtcagagaggACAACGAACTGGctccctcgaggtctttcggtgtcctCAAGTTGGAACTGTTTtatctcctcgtctagcgtgtttgaagaggacacctgctcttctggaacaacagttgcctgagagtgcacagcgaggggaattgccgctatgggctggttgtacaaaacggtgtcaggggcgtcagggagatcgtgtTCGTCCAagaagtggggccgggctacgtttattctccttcgtcttcggtcacccgcgattatggcgttttctatctcctggaagtccgaagagatgggagtgtaccccagaatTAGATGAGCAGCTctaagttgtaggtcctcgctgacaaacacctcggagcgaagcactcggttgagatctgcaacgttgcagtggcttaagcgtgggcgcacgtgttgcttatctgcgaagaaagacaccaaa
Coding sequences within:
- the LOC142612094 gene encoding uncharacterized protein LOC142612094: MDRMKGLLTNRAAKVVEKKTGGGSQALQTLPPPPPPAEPKIPAEDPKKKRKGEAEGTISKDPKKPRQQLPPVQQQKLDKGKGRARSVERGEIRNEAEVRRAPTTWSPDLRLDGAPISCQSSIRAVQQGHAHHLAEVLERPLLLPKDMETLEKMSQPQLFLSLKRDLALAIQEVFVAEKFIEDTRKKARTEQEIRMETEKSLGIALAENEKLTSEVAELRREKNGVESNLKTMKTQIEGQRKLLHEKDDELSRAQRERSDLEKELALMKEEASSFHRSLQAAKQTSYEEGVANTEEQLTEAFAALCREYCQKVWGEALNVAGVPLSSDLRKSENVWLPLEIQEIEEAPAATPTPESTLPALPPVVPQQIPDPTEPSGSNKEKEGGGNAEKDLSQIVEPNVLPTKTADKGKQVLTPFELELRKTEATSTSQQDPPPKA